DNA from Thioclava sp. GXIMD2076:
TGGCTGCCCGATGCGCACGTTCAGGCGCCAACGGCCGGTTCGGTCGACCTTGCAGCGATCCTGCTGAAAATGGGCGGCTACGGCTTCCTGCGCTTCTCGCTGCCGATGTTCCCCGTGGCCGCCGACCTGATGTCCGATTTCATCATGTGGCTCTCGGTCATCGCGATCATCTATACCTCGCTCGTGGCGCTGGCGCAGACCGATATGAAAAAGGTCATCGCCTATTCCTCGGTCGCCCATATGGGTTTTGTCACGCTCGGTATCTTCTCCTTCAACAAGCAGGGGATCGACGGCGCGGTCTATATCATGCTCAGCCACGGTTTCGTGTCGGGCGCGATGTTCCTGGGCGTCGGGATCATTTACGAACGCCTGCATACCCGCGAGCTGTCGGCCTTCGGGGGCCTCGTCAAGCGGATGCCGGTCTATGCGCTCTTCTACATGTTCTTCACGATGGCCAATCTGGGCCTTCCGGGGACGGGGAGCTTCGTGGGTGAGTTCCTCGCCCTGACCGGTGCCTTTAAGGCGCACACCATTGCGGCGACGCTGGCGACGCTTGGTGTGATCCTGTCGGCGGCCTATGGCTTGTGGATGTATCGCCGGATCTTCTTCGGAGAGTTGCTGAAGGAAAGCCTGAAAAGCGTGAAGGATCTCGATGGTCGCGAGATGTGCATGATGATCCCGCTGGTCGCGATCGTGCTGCTGCTCGGTGTCTATCCTGCCTTCCTGACCGATATCATCGGCCCGACGGTTGCCAATCTGGTCAATAACTACCATGCCGATCTCGCCGCCGCTGGCGTGGCCGTGCAGTAAGGAGAGCCAACAATGACTTCTACGGATTTCGCCACGGTGATGCCGGAGTTCCTGCTGTCGCTTTACGCGATGGTGGCTCTGCTGGGTGGTGTCTGGCTTGGCAAGGACAAGGTCGCGGGGTTCATCCTGTGGCTGACGGTCGCGATCCTTGTGCTCTTCGCGGCGCTGATCGGTCTCAATAATCTCACGAATGTGGCCTTTGACGGGCTTTTCATCGAGGACAACTTCTCGCGCTTCGCGAAGGTGCTGATCCTGCTCTCGGCGGCGGCTGTGCTGGCAATGGGTGTGGATTATCAGGAACGTCGCGGGTTGATGCGGTTCGAATATCCCATCCTCATCACGCTGGCCGTGGTGGGTATGATGATGATGGTCTCGGCGGGCAACCTGATGTCGCTCTATATCGGGCTCGAGCTGCAATCGCTCTCGCTCTATGTGGTAGCGGCACTGCGTCGCGACAGCACCCGTTCCTCGGAAGCCGGTCTGAAATACTTCGTCCTCGGTGCGCTCTCCTCGGGGATCATGCTCTACGGTGCCTCGCTCACCTATGGCTTCGCCGGCACGACCGATTTCGCCGGTATCCTGTCGGTGGTCAAAGAGGGGCAGATCCCCGTGGGCGTGCTCTTCGGCCTTGTCTTCATGATGATCGGGCTGGCCTTCAAGGTCTCCGCCGTGCCGTTCCATATGTGGACGCCGGATGTCTATGAGGGCTCGCCCTCCTCGATCACCGCCTTCTTTGCCACCGCACCCAAAGTGGCGGCAATGGCACTGTTTGCGCGGCTGCTGTTTGACGCCTTCGGTGGTGTGACCGATCAATGGGGCCAGGTCGTGGCACTCCTGTCGGTGGCCTCGATCCTCCTGGGGTCGATCGGCGCGATCGGGCAGACCAATATCAAACGTCTGATGGCCTATTCCTCGATCACCCATATGGGCTTCGCGCTTCTAGGACTGATGGCTGGCACCGAACAGGGTGTGGCGGCGATGCTGATTTACATGGCGGTCTATGTCGCGATGAATATCGGTATGTTCTCCTTCATCCTGTCGATGGAGCGCGACGGCCAGCCGGTCACCGATATCAAGGCGCTCAGCATGCTGGCGCGCCGTGGTCCGATGCGGGCATGGGCGCTGCTGATCCTGCTGTTTGCGCTGGCCGGTGTGCCGCCGATGATGGGCTTCTGGGCCAAGTTCTCGGTGCTGGTCGCGGCAGTTGAGGCGGGCTATGTCTGGCCCGCGGTCTTCGCCGTAATCGGCTCGGCAATTGCCGCCTTCTATTACCTGCGCATCGTCTACTACATGTATTTCGGTGACGAGGAAGAGCTGGGCATCGACAAACGCATCGCCACGCCGCAGCGTGTCCTTCTGATCGGGTCCGGCATCATCATGGTCGCCGGTTCGATCAACCTC
Protein-coding regions in this window:
- the nuoN gene encoding NADH-quinone oxidoreductase subunit NuoN, whose translation is MTSTDFATVMPEFLLSLYAMVALLGGVWLGKDKVAGFILWLTVAILVLFAALIGLNNLTNVAFDGLFIEDNFSRFAKVLILLSAAAVLAMGVDYQERRGLMRFEYPILITLAVVGMMMMVSAGNLMSLYIGLELQSLSLYVVAALRRDSTRSSEAGLKYFVLGALSSGIMLYGASLTYGFAGTTDFAGILSVVKEGQIPVGVLFGLVFMMIGLAFKVSAVPFHMWTPDVYEGSPSSITAFFATAPKVAAMALFARLLFDAFGGVTDQWGQVVALLSVASILLGSIGAIGQTNIKRLMAYSSITHMGFALLGLMAGTEQGVAAMLIYMAVYVAMNIGMFSFILSMERDGQPVTDIKALSMLARRGPMRAWALLILLFALAGVPPMMGFWAKFSVLVAAVEAGYVWPAVFAVIGSAIAAFYYLRIVYYMYFGDEEELGIDKRIATPQRVLLIGSGIIMVAGSINLFGIEGVAQAAAAALVN
- a CDS encoding NADH-quinone oxidoreductase subunit M, which gives rise to MQNLLSIVTFIPALSAIILAVVMRGGTEAADRNAKWFALTATLVTLLASLFLLAGYDPSNPDFQFVEQAEWILGMNYKVGIDGISLVFVMLITIMMPITILSAWVNDRRVKEYMIAFLVLETFMLGVFTALDIVLFYLFFEASLIPMFLIIGVWGGRRRVYATFKFFLYTFVGSVFMLVGIAWMFAITGTTDIPTLMTYDFSSEAFSVLGINIPGGVQTLLFLAFFASFAVKIPMWPLHTWLPDAHVQAPTAGSVDLAAILLKMGGYGFLRFSLPMFPVAADLMSDFIMWLSVIAIIYTSLVALAQTDMKKVIAYSSVAHMGFVTLGIFSFNKQGIDGAVYIMLSHGFVSGAMFLGVGIIYERLHTRELSAFGGLVKRMPVYALFYMFFTMANLGLPGTGSFVGEFLALTGAFKAHTIAATLATLGVILSAAYGLWMYRRIFFGELLKESLKSVKDLDGREMCMMIPLVAIVLLLGVYPAFLTDIIGPTVANLVNNYHADLAAAGVAVQ